A genomic region of Papaver somniferum cultivar HN1 chromosome 7, ASM357369v1, whole genome shotgun sequence contains the following coding sequences:
- the LOC113293676 gene encoding basic blue protein-like, whose product MGALRTPLVSKFFIISLILVGMSSVSISNAAKSFYIAGDLGPWGFLEHYDSWAFKRSFGAGDIVVFKYPATVHNTVRVSIAGYNSCEATKTESMNASWTGNDMYSLRKGYNYFICGIPGHCNAGMRIKIFAK is encoded by the exons ATGGGCGCCTTGAGAACACCATTAGTAAGCAAGTTTTTTATAATCAGCCTCATCCTTGTTGGAATGTCATCAGTCTCCATTAGCAATGCTGCGAAGAGCTTCTACATTGCAGGTGATTTGGGTCCATGGGGATTTCTCGAGCACTATGATTCTTGGGCTTTCAAGAGGTCCTTCGGTGCAGGAGATATAGTTG TTTTCAAGTACCCTGCTACGGTGCACAACACTGTTCGCGTAAGTATTGCGGGATACAATAGTTGTGAGGCTACTAAAACAGAATCAATGAACGCGTCGTGGACAGGAAATGATATGTATTCACTGAGAAAAGGATATAACTACTTCATCTGTGGCATTCCAGGACATTGCAATGCAGGCATGAGGATCAAGATTTTTGCCAAGTAG
- the LOC113295789 gene encoding basic blue protein-like, producing the protein MGALRTPSACKFLLISLVLVGLSSIPFVDAAKKFHIVGDSGSWGFYSYDTWASSRTFVAGDVVVFKYPEGAHNTVRVSESGYSSCEATEMESMNAMRTGNDMYSLGKGDNYFICGIPGHCGAGMKIKIFAK; encoded by the exons ATGGGCGCCTTGAGAACACCATCAGCATGCAAGTTCTTGCTGATCAGCCTCGTCCTTGTTGGATTGTCATCAATCCCATTTGTCGATGCTGCGAAGAAGTTCCACATTGTGGGTGATTCTGGTTCATGGGGATTTTACTCATATGATACTTGGGCTTCTAGTAGAACCTTTGTTGCAGGAGATGTAGTTG TTTTCAAGTACCCGGAAGGGGCGCACAACACTGTTCGCGTAAGCGAGTCTGGATATAGTAGTTGTGAGGCTACTGAGATGGAATCAATGAACGCAATGCGGACAGGAAATGATATGTATTCACTGGGAAAAGGAGATAATTACTTCATCTGTGGCATTCCAGGACATTGCGGTGCAGGCATGAAGATCAAAATTTTCGCCAAGTAG